The genomic window GCCGCCATAGCTCTGGATGACCTCGGGGCAGTTGGGCAGCATGACCACCACGCGATCGCCGGGCTCCACCCCGAGACGTCGGAGGGCATGGGCCACGCGGCACCCCGCCCGGTGCTGGTCGACATTGGTCAGCCGTCGTCCCGCGAAGGCGAGCGCGTCGTATTCGCCGAAGCGCCTGATGTTCTCGTCGCCGAGGCGGGCCAGGGTCATGGGGTCTTGGGACAGAGCTCGCGGAGCGCCGCCAGGCGTGCCCCGGGCGTCGGATGGGTATCGAGCCAGTGGGACCACATGGGCGCCAGGCGCTCGAGGTCGAGTCGCTCGATGAGGGTCATCACCCTCGTGCAGCCACGCCCGGGGCTTCCCGGCAGCTTGTCCAGCAGCTCCACGGCATAGCGGTCGGCCGCGAGCTCTTCCTGCCGATCATAGGCTCGACGGCGGCCGAGCGCCTGGCCGTCGTCCGACTCGATCGGTGAGCCCTTGGCGGATCCTGTCGCTTCGACCTGTCGCCTCGCCTCGCGGCTTTTGACATGGCCGAGCTGCACGTGGCCAATCTCATGGGCAAGGGCCGTCCGGAGCTCGTCCAGATCGAGGCTTCGCAGAGCCCCCGTGGTCACCACCAGGCCGAACTTGCAGCGAGGGTGCGCGCCCACACCCAGATCGATGACCCGAAGCGTCTCGATGCCCAGCGCCACCGCGCAGCCGTCTTCAGGACCATGCCAGATCCCTGAGGCGGCCAGCAAAGGCGCCAGGGCATCACGGAGCTTGGTCTCCTCCGGGCCGCTGGGACTGCGGAGCTGAGGCTTTCGAGAGGAAGCGCACCCCACGAGCAATAGGCATAACGAGACGAGTACCAGCAATCTCATGAGCCTCTTTCTTTCAACTACTTAGGACGGCCCGATGCGGCCAGAACCGTATACCACGGGAGACATA from Candidatus Methylomirabilota bacterium includes these protein-coding regions:
- a CDS encoding M48 family metalloprotease, producing MALGIETLRVIDLGVGAHPRCKFGLVVTTGALRSLDLDELRTALAHEIGHVQLGHVKSREARRQVEATGSAKGSPIESDDGQALGRRRAYDRQEELAADRYAVELLDKLPGSPGRGCTRVMTLIERLDLERLAPMWSHWLDTHPTPGARLAALRELCPKTP